One window of Plasmodium relictum strain SGS1 genome assembly, chromosome: 14 genomic DNA carries:
- the PPM7 gene encoding protein phosphatase PPM7, putative, with protein sequence MPIVDGAYVISMKNYTIISDGYGEKGVKKTYEDEFFICENLKNLNKSLHPNFNFSCFCLIDGHNGKNTAMFLKKNLAQELSNSFTSIQKTYDDTLPIPDHFIRIGVNNACKKIDENLSLEYPNCRDGATCVIVLIKDDYAYIINIGDSSAYLCRYLNNVNQAIELVDIHKPWVSSEKERIIKNGGVIENGRINDIIDVTRSFGDLSLKKYGLLCTGTFKKFKINSDDNFIILGTDGFFSFVDVNHITNEIVNLSKKEERMVNVEKKKTIFDAKNICKIMVEHAIIDKKSQDNVTVILIKFLHK encoded by the exons atgccAATAGTAGATGGAGCATATGTAATATCTATga aaaATTACACTATAATAAGTGATGGATACGGTGAAAAAGGagtaaaaaaaacatatgaagatgaatttttcatttgcgaaaatttaaaaaaccttaataaaagtttacatcctaattttaatttctc ATGTTTTTGTCTTATTGATGGGCATAATGGCAAAAATACTGcaatgtttttaaaaaaaaatttagctCAAGAATTATCGAATAGTTTTACTTCCATCCAAAAAACATATGATGATACTCTTCCCATACCTGACCACTTTATAAGAatt GGTGTTAATAATGcttgtaaaaaaattgatgaaAATTTGTCGTTAGAATATCCTAATTGCAGAG atGGTGCTACTTGTGTTATcgttttaataaaagatgatTATGCCTATATAATAAACATAGGAGACTCTTCTGCTTATTTATGTAGATATCTAAATAATGTCAATCAag CTATCGAACTAGTGGATATTCATAAACCTTGGGTATCATCAGAAAAAGagagaataataaaaaatgggGGAGTTATAGAAAATGGAAgaataaatgatataataGATGTAACGAGATCTTTTGGAGATTTATC attaAAGAAGTATGGTTTATTGTGTACAGGAACATTtaagaaatttaaaataaattcagacgacaattttataattttaggAACCGATGGATTTTTTAGTTTTGTGGATGTTAATCATATAACTAACGAGATAGTAAACTTATCAAAAAAG gAAGAAAGGATGGTAAatgttgaaaaaaaaaagacaatatTTGATGCAAAAAACATATGCAAAATTATGGTCGAACATGCaataatagataaaaaatcacaa gataACGTAACtgttattttaataaaatttttacacaaataa
- the AQP2 gene encoding aquaporin, putative, protein MQKKIFRSYFKSILKKISKYIKNYVKNVIEEINVKSFKKYKYNFFFEFIGSFIFVFFISIYMLNSNHNEEYIIKHTKQVNPYKANDIFIAGDNIFDNEINNVRYIKSKKDKINMENILLEKKIQSNTNINDSDKNLQNGVEALENSDEILQNGDKKIKEKITKEDKIDETYLTDERKNDAHENFKNEDEFLNKDYNNSDELKEEIQKKLLKNETNDNIHIEIPIMEEKKLINKKIDKESKTNDFKEVNDKEPIIKNVENVIFKDNVNEFSKIKIDDINNIDIGDIEQYEVLKNSENKKNNNNNHAIYSFFGCLIYVLFVISGAHINPAYTYALWLLEPKKYGFALSTLYVTFQYIGGIVASIFCAHIYGSIFIYSLLPKKKILKTFLCEFLSTFLLTLLLISLYKYKKKFIEENKNDESIIFTNKKIKNMTSSFSFNTYEDIYGYDMFNTNKGKNKFFIHIDNKYIKYIMNHIFYLLFIFFSLLFFVFVTNTTLNPLFSTSTLYTYLYFKIFKASSSFNIYSIFASFLSITKILQLVKFYIQSLPLWIGPYVGSTFATCFIGLFKNDDEEIINVIDTNIYKYNKKKEKIPLINKYNFKQNVYLVEYNDNIDYNSHNYLTPNVF, encoded by the coding sequence AtgcaaaagaaaatatttagaagttattttaaaagcatattaaaaaaaatatcaaagtacattaaaaattatgtaaaaaatgtaatagaagaaataaatgtaaaatcatttaaaaaatataagtataattttttttttgaatttattggttcttttatttttgtgtTTTTCATTTCCATTTATATGCTAAATTCTAATCATAATgaagaatatataattaagCATACAAAACAAGTAAATCCTTATAAAGCTAATGACATCTTTATAGCTGGtgataatatttttgataatgaaattaataatgtaagatatataaaaagtaaaaaggacaaaataaatatggaaaatatattactagaaaaaaaaatacaaagtaatactaatataaatgatagtGATAAGAATTTACAAAATGGAGTAGAAGCATTAGAAAATAGTGACGAAATATTACAAAAtggagataaaaaaataaaagaaaaaattacgAAAGAAGATAAAATAGATGAAACATATTTGACTGATGAAAGGAAGAATGATGCacatgaaaattttaaaaatgaagatgaatttttaaataaagattaTAACAATTCTGATGAACTAAAAGAggaaattcaaaaaaaattattaaaaaatgaaacaaatGATAATATACATATAGAAATACCTATTATggaagaaaaaaagttaattaataaaaaaatagataaagaAAGCAAGACAAATGACTTTAAAGAAGTAAATGATAAAGAACCaatcataaaaaatgttGAAAACGTGATATTTAAAGATAATGTAAATGAATTTAGTAAGATAAAAATAGATGacattaataatatagataTAGGAGATATTGAACAATATGAAGTATTGAAAAAttcagaaaataaaaaaaataataataataaccaTGCAATATATTCCTTCTTTGGATGTTTAATATACGTTTTATTTGTAATATCAGGGGCTCATATCAATCCTGCATATACATATGCCTTATGGTTACTTGAACCAAAAAAATATGGATTCGCGTTGTCAACTCTTTATGTTACTTTTCAGTACATTGGTGGAATAGTAGCAAGTATTTTTTGCGCACATATATATGgaagtatatttatttattctttattgccaaaaaaaaaaattctgaaAACTTTTTTATGTGAATTTCTTTCTACTTTTCTGTTAACATTACTATTAATAAgcttatataaatataaaaaaaaatttattgaagagaataaaaatgatgaatctataatttttactaacaaaaaaataaaaaatatgacatcgtcattttcttttaatacaTATGAAGATATATATGGTTATGATATGTTTAATACAAATAAAggcaaaaataaattttttattcatattgataataaatatataaaatatattatgaatcatatattttatttattattcatttttttttcattattattttttgtttttgtaaCAAATACTACATTAAATCCTTTATTTTCTACATCCACTTTATAcacttatttatattttaaaatttttaaagcaTCTAgttcatttaatatatattctatATTTGCATCATTTTTAAGTATAACCAAAATATTACAGCtagtaaaattttatattcaatCTCTACCCTTATGGATAGGACCGTATGTTGGATCTACCTTTGCAACTTGTTTTATTGGATTGTTTAAAAATGATGATGAGGAAATAATTAATGTAATTgatactaatatatataaatacaataaaaagaaagaaaaaataccgttaataaataaatataattttaagcAAAATGTATATCTCGTAGAATATAACGATAATATTGATTATAATTCACATAATTACTTAACTCCTaatgttttttaa
- the PPM5 gene encoding protein phosphatase PPM5, putative, which produces MGTCTSSIRKQAAKGNKNTRRRLSISTKSELPNDTEEIKRSIQELKENEDRFKESSENVTIVRESIIKEKEKKVDNQKRNIKKRSSVAGVRASHFQEDFEKKCVKIKGSVDRLNKNGIGYVCRKGLKPESPNQDDFIIITMDNLALYAIFDGHGPYGHDVSNYVQKELPYMIIKNENFLRNPKEVFTEAFLNIHENLEKTTNAYLESFSNQNVNNALSSDMFINKHDVSSNEEDEDDDTDSDSFDCGNSDDDDSDKKKKNDENCKNDNEKENVIQKKEALKKKKKKKEIFFDSTMSGTTATIIVHLFKEKKLYIAYVGDSRAVLGKKKDGSNQLVAVELTKDHKPNSSGEKKRILNSGGQVMKLEGDIPYRVFIKNKFYPGLAMSRAIGDTIGHQIGIISEPDFLEVNINEEEDILVLICSDGVWEFISSEEAINLIYEFGYENVQDAVENLAKESWDRWLNEEENIVDDITIQAIYLSEKSKNKKEKI; this is translated from the exons ATGGGTACATGCACCTCTTCAATTAGAAAACAAGCtg CAAAAGGGAATAAGAATACAAGAAGAAGGTTATCAATAAGCACTAAGAGTGAGTTACCAAATGACacagaagaaataaaaagaagCATTCAAGagttaaaagaaaatgaagatagATTTAAAGAATCATCCGAAAATGTAACAATAGTAAGAGAATctataattaaagaaaaagaaaaaaaagtagataatcaaaaaagaaatataaaaaaaagatcaTCTGTAGCAGGTGTAAGAGCATCTCATTTTCAGGAagattttgaaaaaaagtgtgtaaaaattaaaggaTCAGTTGATAGATTAAATAAGAATGGGATAGGGTATGTTTGTAGAAAGGGTTTAAAGCCAGAAAGTCCAAATCAAGatgattttattattattacaatGGATAACTTAGCTTTGTATGCTATTTTTGATGGGCATGGACCATATGGTCATGATGTTTCTAATTATGTACAAAAAGAATTACCATATATGATTATTAAGAATGagaattttttaagaaatccTAAAGAAGTTTTTACCGAAGCATTCTTAAATATACATGAAAACTTAGAAAAAACTACTAACGCCTACTTAGAATCATTTTCAAATCAAAACGTCAACAATGCATTAAGTTCAGATATGTTTATAAATAAGCATGATGTTTCATCaaatgaagaagatgaagatgatgACACTGATAGTGATAGCTTTGACTGTGGGAATAGTGATGATGATGATtctgataaaaaaaagaaaaatgatgaaaattgtaaaaatgataatgaaaaagaaaatgtaatACAGAAAAAAGaagcattaaaaaaaaaaaaaaaaaaaaaagaaattttttttgatagtACAATGAGTGGTACAACAGCAACAATAATAGttcatttatttaaagaaaaaaaattatatatagcTTATGTAGGAGATTCAAGAGCTGTATTGGGAAAAAAGAAAGATGGATCAAATCAATTGGTTGCTGTTGAATTAACTAAAGATCATAAGCCCAATTCTAgtggagaaaaaaaaagaattttaaatTCAGGTGGTCAAGTTATGAAATTAGAAGGAGATATACCTTATCGagttttcataaaaaataaattttatccTGGTTTAGCTATGTCTAG agcAATAGGTGATACAATTGGTCATCAAATAGGTATAATTTCAGAACCAGATTTTTTAGAagttaatataaatgaagaagaagataTTTTAGTTTTAATATGTAGCGATGGTGTATGGGAATTCATCTCTTCAGAAGAAgcaattaatttaatttacgAATTTGGATATGaaaat GTTCAAGATGCAGTTGAAAACTTAGCAAAAGAATCATGGGATCGTTGGCTAAATGAGGAAGAAAATATTGTTGATGATATAACAATACAAGCTATATATTTATCAGAAAagtctaaaaataaaaaagaaaaaatataa